The Panicum hallii strain FIL2 chromosome 9, PHallii_v3.1, whole genome shotgun sequence genome has a window encoding:
- the LOC112878261 gene encoding germin-like protein 3-1 — protein MRASADHAASITHRILLSLFLLATLGASDPDLLFDYCVADPVAAASFHLNGLPCIDPAAARAEHFATSALSRATNPSATLFGFNVTLTSPATSLPGANAQGLAMARIDLAPGGMAPPHSHPRASEVALVLAGSVLVGFADTSYRLYTQLLRAGEAFVFPRAMVHFLYNMDVAAPAVVLSGLNSQSPGAQLVPLSAFRTEPRMPEEILKKAFKINGQDVHRIQRNLGG, from the coding sequence ATGAGAGCATCAGCTGATCATGCTGCCAGCATCACCCATCGaatcctcctctctctcttcctcctcGCCACCCTCGGCGCGTCCGACCCCGACCTCCTCTTCGACTACTGCGTCGCCGACCCGGTGGCGGCCGCGTCGTTCCACCTCAACGGCCTGCCATGCATCgacccggcggcggcgcgcgcggagcACTTCGCCACGTCGGCGCTCTCGCGCGCAACGAACCCGTCCGCCACGCTGTTCGGGTTCAACGTGACGCTGACGAGCCCCGCCACGTCCCTCCCCGGCGCGAACGCGCAGGGGCTCGCCATGGCGCGCATCGACCTGGCCCCGGGCGGCATGGCGCCGCCGCATTCCCACCCGCGCGCGTCGGAGGTGGCGCTGGTGCTCGCCGGCAGCGTCCTCGTCGGGTTCGCGGACACGTCGTACCGGCTGTACACGCAGCTGCTGCGCGCCGGGGAGGCGTTCGTGTTCCCGAGGGCGATGGTGCACTTCCTGTACAACATGGacgtggcggcgccggccgtGGTGCTGTCGGGGCTCAACAGCCAGAGCCCCGGCGCGCAGCTCGTGCCGCTCTCGGCGTTCCGGACGGAGCCCCGGATGCCGGAGGAGATCCTCAAGAAGGCCTTCAAGATCAACGGCCAGGACGTGCACAGGATCCAAAGAAACCTCGGCGGATAG
- the LOC112877597 gene encoding tubulin--tyrosine ligase-like protein 12: MLPAAAATDGRIRSYEEFARVHAYLLAAAGVPPSLHKRLYRKLADEVFDGGEVFAVEPCEGGRQRRLGLASEDPLGKESDVFLVDHAWSFRLPDALKQLREVPGLAERMAALMCVDLDRKIETEESDEQDGEKNGSLEHVLQVVETERARVQERGTDSAAWLELEELGIDDDMLVTLDLSAKFPNLVALNLWGNRLQDTEKVMQEIRKCPKLKALWLNDNPVLGKGIDKAVLDSLSGLEIYNSRFTSKAGEWALSFCADIVGADNPCSSVESTLLDSIATIDLSDRCIHKLPEAFSPSKLPSLSKLNICGNPLDQISGDDLLKLLSQFTQLQELEVDIPGPLGNSAISILDSLPNLSLLNGVNSSSIIESGKHLVDSALQPRLPEWSPEESLAERVIGAMWLYLMTYRLADEEKIDETPVWYVMDELGSAMRHSDIPNFRIAPFLFMPEGKLASAISYTVLWPTDDVHTGEECTRDFLFGIGEEKQRSARLTAWFHTPENYFIQEFRRYQEQLQSNSICSSTKIKETPSTKSVRPSDGRALRVYTDIPHVEEFLTRPEFVLTTDPKEADIIWVSMQVDSEVKKAIGLTDQQYTNQFPFEACLVMKHHLAETIHKAWGSPEWLQPTYNLETHLSQLIGDYCMRKRDGLDNLWIMKPWNMARTIDTTVTDDLSAIIRLMETGPKICQKYIERPVLFQGRKFDLRYIVLVRSIRPLEIFLSDVFWVRLANNQYTLEKTSFFEYETHFTVMNYIGRMNHMNTPEFVKEFEKEHRVKWLEIHESIRSMIRCVFESAAAVHPEMQNPFSRAIYGVDVMLDNRFKPKILEVTYCPDCGRACKYDTQALVGSQNTIRGSDFFNTVFGCLFLDEQTNVSPL, encoded by the exons ATGTTGCCCGCGGCCGCCGCAACCGACGGCCGCATTCGGAGCTACGAGGAATTCGCGCGGGTGCACGCGTACCTGCTGGCCGCGGCCGGCGTCCCGCCGTCGCTGCACAAGCGGCTGTACCGAAAGCTCGCGGACGAGGTCTTCGACGGCGGGGAGGTCTTCGCCGTCGAGCCCTgcgagggagggaggcagaGGCGCCTCGGGCTCGCCTCCGAGGATCCGCTGGGGAAGGAGTCCGATGTCTTCCTTGTCGACCACGCGTGGTCCTTCCGCCTCCCCGATGCGCTCAAGCAG TTGCGGGAAGTACCAGGATTGGCTGAAAGGATGGCAGCATTGATGTGTGTGGATTTGGACCGGAAGATCGAAACTGAAGAGTCAGATGAGCAGGATGGTGAGAAGAATGGGAGCTTGGAGCATGTCTTACAAGTAGTGGAGACAGAAAGGGCTAGAGTACAGGAAAGGGGAACTGATTCTGCAGCATGGCTGGAACTTGAGGAACTTGGAATTGATGATGACATGCTAGTAACCTTGGATCTATCTGCAAAATTTCCG AATCTGGTAGCTCTCAACCTATGGGGAAACAGGCTGCAGGATACAGAGAAAGTCATGCAAGAAATCAGGAAGTGTCCAAAGCTAAAGGCACTTTGGTTGAACGACAATCCTGTTCTCGGCAAAGG TATTGACAAAGCAGTTCTAGATAGTCTCTCTGGATTGGAAATATACAATTCACGTTTTACGAGTAAAGCTGGAGAGTGGGCATTAAGTTTCTGTGCTGACATTGTTGGAGCAGATAATCCCTGTTCCTCTGTGGAAAGCACATTGTTGGATAGTATTGCCACTATCGATCTTTCTGATAGGTGCATTCACAAGCTACCAGAG GCTTTCTCTCCTAGTAAATTGCCATCTCTGTCAAAATTGAACATCTGTGGTAATCCTCTGGATCAAATTTCTGGTGATGATCTCCTTAAGCTACTTAGTCAATTTACTCAGTTACAAGAGTTGGAG GTTGACATTCCCGGTCCTCTTGGAAACAGTGCAATTTCCATTCTTGATTCTCTTCCTAATTTATCTTTGCTAAATGGTGTGAATTCTTCAAGTATAATAGAGAGCGGGAAGCATTTAGTTGACTCTGCACTTCAACCACGGCTTCCAGAATGGTCACCAGAAGAATCCCTCGCTGAAAGAGTTATTGGTGCAATGTGGTTGTATCTTATGACATACCGGCTTGCTGATGAAGAAAAGATTGATGAAACACCTGTCTG GTACGTCATGGACGAGTTGGGCTCAGCCATGCGCCACAGTGATATTCCAAACTTCAGAATAGCTCCATTCTTATTCATGCCAGAAGGGAAACTAGCCTCTGCTATAAG TTACACAGTTCTGTGGCCCACTGATGATGTTCATACTGGAGAAGAGTGTACCCGGGATTTCTTGTTTGGTATTGGTGAGGAGAAACAACGTTCAGCTAGGCTTACAGCTTGGTTTCACACACCAGAGAACTACTTTATTCAG GAATTCAGGAGGTACCAGGAACAACTACAATCAAATAGCATTTGTTCTTCGACAAAAATTAAAGAGACACCCTCAACCAAAAGTGTACGTCCAAGTGATGGCCGTGCACTTCGAGTATATACTGACATACCTCATGTAGAGGAGTTTCTAACACGACCAGAGTTTGTTCTCA CAACTGATCCAAAGGAGGCGGACATCATCTGGGTAAGCATGCAAGTGGATTCAGAAGTAAAGAAGGCTATAGGGCTTACGGACCAACAATATACAAATCAATTTCCTTTTGAAGCTTGCCTGGTCATGAAGCACCACCTAGCGGAGACCATCCACAAG GCATGGGGCTCACCTGAATGGCTTCAACCTACATATAACCTAGAGACCCATCTGTCTCAACTGATTGGTGACTATTGTATGCGGAAACGAGATGGCCTGGACAACTTATGGATTATGAAGCCTTGGAACATGGCAAGAACAATTGACACCACAGTTACCGATGATTTATCTGCTATCATCAGACTTATGGAGACAGGTCCCAAGATATGCCAAAAATATATAGAACGCCCTGTCCTTTTCCAAGGAAGGAAGTTTGATCTTCGGTACATTGTTTTGGTCCGCAGTATACGCCCTTTGGAGATATTTCTTTCTGATGTTTTCTGG GTTAGGTTAGCAAACAATCAGTACACTTTGGAGAAGACTAGCTTTTTTGAGTATGAGACACATTTCACTGTGATG AATTATATTGGAAGGATGAACCATATGAACACGCCGGAGTTCGTCAAGGAGTTCGAGAAGGAGCACCGAG TTAAATGGTTGGAGATCCATGAAAGCATACGTTCTATGATACGGTGTGTTTTTGAGTCGGCTGCTGCTGTTCATCCTGAGATGCAGAACCCTTTCTCCAGGGCCATCTATGGGGTAGACGTTATGCTTGATAACAGAttcaagccaaagattttagaG GTGACGTACTGTCCAGACTGCGGGAGGGCGTGCAAATATGACACGCAAGCTCTGGTAGGAAGCCAGAATACCATCAGAGGCAGTGATTTTTTCAACACGGTGTTTGGATGCCTCTTTCTCGACGAGCAAACAAATGTATCGCCGTTGTAA